One window of Schistocerca cancellata isolate TAMUIC-IGC-003103 chromosome 9, iqSchCanc2.1, whole genome shotgun sequence genomic DNA carries:
- the LOC126101396 gene encoding polycystic kidney disease protein 1-like 3, translating into MPPESSDPTRSTPLESSVPTKSTTPESSVPTISMPPESSDPTRSTPPESSVPTRSTSPESIVPTRSTPPESSYPTMSTPLKSSVPTSSTPPESTVPTVITPLKSSVPTSSMPVESSDPTRSSPPESSDPTRSTPPESSLPTRSTPPECCVPTRSTPPECSVPTRSTPPESSDPTRSTPLKSSVPTSSTPPESTVPTKITPLKFSVPTRSMPIESSDPTRSSPPESSVPMRSMPQESSDPTRSTPLESSVPTKSTPPESSVPTRSTPPESSVPTRSTPPGSSDHTRSTPLRSSFPTSSTPPESSVPTKITPLKSSVPTMSMPIESSVPTRSSPPVSSVPTTSTLP; encoded by the coding sequence ATGCCTCCAGAAAGCAGTGACCCCACTAGAAGCACACCTCTGGAAAGCAGTGTCCCAACTAAGAGCACAACTCCAGAAAGCAGTGTCCCTACGATTAGCATGCCTCCAGAAAGCAGTGAccccactaggagcacacctccagaaagcagtgtccCCACTAGGAGCACATCTCCAGAGAGCATTGtccccactaggagcacacctccagaaagcagttACCCCACTATGAGCACACCTCTGAAAAGCAGTGTTCCCACTAGtagcacacctccagaaagcactGTCCCCACTGTGATCACACCTCTGAAAAGCAGTGTCCCTACGAGTAGCATGCCTGTAGAAAGCAGTGACCCCACTAGGAGCTcacctccagaaagcagtgaccccactaggagcacacctccagaaagcagtctccccactaggagcacacctccagaaTGCTGTGtccccactaggagcacacctccagaaTGCAGTGtccccactaggagcacacctccagaaagcagtgaccccactaggagcacacctcTGAAAAGCAGTGTTCCCACTAGtagcacacctccagaaagcactGTCCCCACTAAGATCACACCTCTGAAATTCAGTGTCCCTACGAGGAGCATGCCTATAGAAAGCAGTGACCCCACTAGGAGCTcacctccagaaagcagtgtccCTATGAGGAGCATGCCTCAGGAAAGCAGTGACCCCACTAGAAGCACACCTCTGGAAAGCAGTGTCCCCACTAagagcacacctccagaaagcagtgtccccactaggagcacacctccagaaagcagtgtccCCACTAGGAGCACACCACCAGGAAGCAGTGACCACACTAGGAGCACACCTCTGAGAAGCAGTTTTCCCACTAGtagcacacctccagaaagcagtgtccCCACTAAGATCACACCTCTGAAAAGTAGTGTCCCTACGATGAGCATGCCTATAGAAAGCAGTGTCCCCACTAGGAGCTCACCTCCAGTAAGCAGTGTCCCCACTACGAGCACACTTCCATAA
- the LOC126101398 gene encoding uncharacterized protein LOC126101398 gives MPPKSSDTTRSTPPESSVPTRSAPPESSVPTRSTPPESYNPTRSTPLKSSDPTSSTPPESNVPTRITPLKSSVPTRSMPPERSDPTRSKLPERSDTTRSSPPESSVPTTSTPPESSDPTRSTPLKSSVPTSAHIQKAVSPPGAHLMKAVTPLGAHLWEAVAPLGTHLQKAVSPLEAHLWKAVPTRTTPQKAVTPLGAHLQKAVSPLGAQLQRAMFALGAHLQKAVTPLGANLNLRSTAPESSVPTRSTPPESSDHTRSTHLKSSVPTSSSLPESTVPTRITPLKSSVLTRSTPPESSDPTRSTPPESSDPTRSTPLGSSGPTTNTPPESSVPTRSALLESSVPTRNTPLKSRVPTRSTHWKEVSPLGAHLQKAASPLGAHFQKAMFPLGAHLQQAVTPLGVNF, from the exons ATGCCTCCAAAAAGCAGTGACAccactaggagcacacctccagaaagtAGTGTTCCTACTAGGAGCGcacctccagaaagcagtgtccccactaggagcacacctccagaaagctataaccccactaggagcacacctcTAAAAAGCAGTGATCCCACAAGtagcacacctccagaaagcaaTGTCCCCACTAGGATCACACCTCTGAAAAGCAGTGTCCCTACGAGGAGCATGCCTCCAGAAAGGAGTGACCCCACTAGGAGCAAACTTCCAGAAAGAAGTGACACCACTAGGAGCTcacctccagaaagcagtgtccccactacgagcacacctccagaaagcagtgaccccactaggagcacacctcTGAAAAGCAGTGTTCCCACAAGTGCTCACATCCAGAAAGCAGTGTCCCCTCCAGGAGCACACTTAATGAAAGCAGTGAccccactaggagcacacctcTGGGAAGCAGTGGCCCCACTAGGAACACACCTCCAGAAAGCTGTGTCCCCACTAGAAGCACACCTCTGGAAAGCTGTTCCCACTAGGACCACACCTCAG AAAGCAGTGACCCCGctaggagcacacctccagaaagcagtgtccCCACTAGGAGCACAGCTCCAGAGAGCAATGTTCGCACTAGGAGCACACCTCCAAAAAGCGGTGACACCACTAGGAGCAAACCTCAACTTAAGGAGCACAGCTCCAGAAAGCAGTGtccccactaggagcacacctccagaaagcagtgacCACACTAGGAGCACACATTTGAAAAGCAGTGTTCCCACTAGTAGCTCACTTCCAGAAAGCACTGTCCCCACTAGGATCACACCTCTGAAAAGCAGTGTCCTTACGAGGAGCACGCCTCCAGAAAGCAGTGAccccactaggagcacacctccagaaagcagtgaccccactaggagcacacctcTGGGAAGCAGTGGCCCCACTACGaacacacctccagaaagcagtgtccCCACTAGAAGCGCACTTCTGGAAAGCAGTGTTCCCACTAGGAACACACCTCTGAAAAGCAGAGTTCCCACTAGGAGCACACACTGGAAAGAAGTGtccccactaggagcacacctccagaaagcagcGTCCCCACTAGGAGCACACTTCCAGAAAGCAATGTTcccactaggagcacacctccagCAGGCAGTGACACCACTAGGAGTAAACTTCTGA
- the LOC126101397 gene encoding uncharacterized protein LOC126101397 — MESNGPTRSTSPESKGPTKSTPPESSDPTRITPLTCSIPTRSKPPESSDPMGAHLLKAASSLGAHLQKAVSPLGAHLLKAVSPVGAYLWKSVTPLGAHLYNAVAPLGAHLQKRVSPPGEPLQEALPPLGAHLWIAMGPLRAHLQKAVSPLRAHFQKAVSPVGAYFWKSVAH, encoded by the coding sequence ATGGAAAGCAATGGCCCCACTAGGAGCACATCTCCAGAAAGCAAAGGCCCCACTAAGAGCACACCTCCGGAAAGCAGTGACCCCACTAGGATCACACCTCTGACCTGCAGTATCCCTACGAGGAGCAAGCCTCCAGAAAGCAGTGACCCCATGGGAGCACACCTCCTGAAAGCAGCGTCCAGTTtaggagcacacctccagaaagctgTGTCCCCTTTAGGAGCACACCTCCTTAAAGCAGTTTCCCCAGTAGGAGCATACCTCTGGAAATCAGTGACCCCACTTGGAGCACACCTCTATAATGCAGTGGccccactaggagcacacctccagaaaAGAGTGTCACCACCAGGGGAACCCCTCCAGGAAGCACTGCCCCCACTAGGCGCACACCTCTGGATAGCAATGGGCCCACTAagagcacacctccagaaagcagtgtccCCTTTAAGAGCACACTTCCAGAAAGCAGTTTCCCCAGTAGGAGCATACTTCTGGAAATCAGTGGCTCACTAG